The Candidatus Scalindua japonica sequence ATCTATAAACAGTGCCAAGTTCACCCCACCTTTGCGGCAGATCGCGATAACTACGGACCTTTGTCTGGTACATAAGAATTGCAAAAGGACAATTCATCGGTTTCAATATATACTCCTGCCCGTCAACTTCTATAGGGGAAAACATACTCTCTTTATAGAAGTGCAGATGTCCGCTTGTTTTCCAGAGATCTATTTTTGCAATGTGAGGACTATAAACTATTTCATATCCTCGTTTATAATGCTCTTCTCTCCAGAATGTTTCTATAATGCTCCTTATTCTTGCTCCTTTTGGGTGCCAGAATACAAGACCGGGACCACCCTGGTCATGGAAGCTGTAAAGGTCTAACGCGGTACCCACTTTTCTGTGGTCGCGTTTTTTAGCCTCTTCTAAAAGCTTCAAATGTACCCTTAAATCCTTCTTATTTGTAAACGCCGTACCATATATCCTCTGAAGCATCGGGTTGGTTTCTTTACCGCGCCAGTATGCTCCGGCAACACTTAGCAGTTTAAATGCCGTAATCTTCTTAGTACTTGCCAAATGCGGGCCTCTGCACAAGTCCACAAAATCACCCTGTCTGTAAAAGGAAATAGTTTGATCTTCCAGGCCCTTAATCAACTCAACCTTGTAATCCTGCCCAGACTCTTTCATCATTTTTATGGCAATATCACTGGTCTCTTCAAAACGGTCAAATGTCTCGTCAGACTCAATAATCCTCTTCATCTCCGCCTCTATCTTCTCAAGATCTTCTTCTGTCAGGGTTGTGTCCAGATCAAAGTCATAGTAGAAACCGTCCTTGATGGAAGGGCCAATCCCGAGCCTGGCATTCGGATATAGATTAGTGACTGCCTGGGCCATAACGTGGGCGGTGCTATGCCTGAGTATCTCCAGTCCATCTTCAGAGTCTGCCATCACAAGGTCCAGGGCCGTATCTGTTTCGATCTGGCTCTCAAGATCGACAAGCATGCTGTTAACCTTACCGGCTATTGCCATACCTCGGCTCTGTCCGGCAATATCGCAAGCCACGTCCTTTACAGTGACCTTATCTTCATATTTTCTTTCAATACCGTCGGGTAGAGTTATCTTAACCATTTTTCTCTCAATTAATAGTAATTTTTCCGCACATTATGGGAAACAGTCAATTTACCCGATTTTTATCTTCATTTCAACAAATAAGTCGAGTATTTTATATATTTCATATATAAACCACTTATTAATGATAGATATGAATTTTTACCCAATCCTTAAGAAAGGGTTGATGGAAACCAGAGATTTAACATTTGCTCCAGTTATTTTAGCCTTATAAAACACACTAAAGATGAACAGGGATATAGTCCCTGAAATAAACCCGCCGATCAATGACGGGTAATTGCAGCGATGCCTACTCTTCTGTTGACAACTAAATTTTCAAATTGTAATCTCTTGCATATAATAACATTATAAGAGGCGAAAGATCAGAGTAAGAAGAAATATTGCCTGTTACTCCGATCTTTCGCCTAGATTTTCTGATTTATTTAATGGATGGTAGCAACTTTTGTGTAATTTATTGATTATAAATGATATCCACACTTGACTGGCTCGTACTTCTGGCCTATGCAGGCGTAGTTACCACCTTTGGTTTTTTGGCAGGTAAAAAGGAGAGTACATCTGAAGACTACTTCCTTGGTGGTCGTAAGATGCCATGGTTGTCTGTTATGGTTTCCATTTACGCCACTTCGCTTTCCGCTCTTACATTTATAGGTGTTCCGGGCGCCGCGTTTGGAGGTGATTTTGTTTATCTTCAGTTGGCAATCGGTGATCTGGCCGGACGCATTCTCGTCTCAACCCTGCTATTAACAGCGTACTACAAGAGCCAGGTAACTACCATTTATGAGTTTCTGGGAAAGCGCTTTGGTCCAAGGAGCCGTGATGCCGGGACAGGGTTTTTTATACTTACCCGTATAGTGGCAAGTGGTGTTCGCCTGGCAGGGTGTGCCATAGCGCTTTCTGTTGTATTTGAGATTCCACTTAACGGAGCAATTGTATTAATCGCGGTTGTAGCGCTTGTGTACACTGCCCTGGGAGGAATTAAGGCGGTCATATGGACAGACGCGCTTCAGTTTTTCCTTCTCCTGGGTGGAGCAATTGTAACATTATCTGTTATCTGGTCTGCAATTCCGGGGGGATTTAATGAGTTTTTTCAGATTGGGTCTGAATTTGAGAAATTCAGGATTTTTCATGTCTCTGCTTCGCCGTCCCATCCTGAATTTTTTTTGAATTTCAACAATCCCAATGCCCTTGCTGCAGGTCTGCTATTTGGGTGTTTCACAACATTTGCGGTGTTAGGTACCGATCAGGACCTCGTACAGCGGATGTTGACATGCGACCATGTAAAAAAAGGTCAAAAGGCCTTACTATGGACGGCAGCACTTAATTTCCCCATAACATTACTTTTTTTAAGCGTGGGTGCTGCCCTTTTTGCCTATTACAAAGTTGTTCCTGACGCTGCGGTAGATGCTTTTGCTACGGCACAACATAATGATTATATCTTTCCCCATTTCATAAAAACAGTACTTACTCCCGGATTGCGGGGGTTACTGATTGCTGCACTGCTTGCTGCTGCCATGTCATCTCTTGATTCAGCTCTTAATGCTCTCTCTTCCACATTTTATATTGATATTTACAAAAGATATATAAGACCTGAAACAGATGAGAAAGGAGCTGTTACTTTATCCAGATACTCTGTGATTATATTTGCCGCTATTCTGGCGTTTGTGGCAATGCAGTGTGGTAAAACCGAATCTGTTTTATGGCTTGGGTTCAAAGCCTTTGGTTATACCTACGGTGCTATGATTGGGGTTTTCCTCATTGCGGTCCTCACAAATAAACGCGGTAATGACATTGCCAATGTTGCAATAATGGTTACGAGTGTGCTTATGGTCCTGTTTTTAACGGCTGATTCAATTGGGCCGCTACAGGAAATCCGTTCAACCCTTCTTTCTCCACTGGGAATTGAGAAAATATCCTGGAAATGGTCGATTATTATAGGGTCGATATGGACGTTTGGTATTGGTGTTATTTTCTCAGGAAAACCATTAAAAAGTTAAAAGTGAACTAAAACGCCTGAAGTTGAAAAAGAAAATTGTCCTTCCTTTAACTTTAGCCACTTACCCTGGTATTAAATGTAAAACCCTTGAAACTATTATTGAGATAATGATTATAACAAAAGTATATACCAAAAGCGCATAGACTCTCTTGTCTCTAAGCCAGCTCTTCTTTTCCGGGTGTTTCTTTAAAATTCCTTTTAATGTCCAGTCTACAGAGACTGGTGAGGCAGTTGTGGATATTTTTGAATATATAAGTGAAATACATAGTGTCGTACAGAACCCGATTGGTCCCCACCAGAGCCATGAGATTGAAGGTACGTATTGCCCCAGGAGGAAGTTAAGTGTAGTACCAGCTATTATGCCGGTGATGATAGCGGAACCTGTTATCGACCTGAATAAAATACCGGCTAAAAAAGTAGCCAGAATCGGGCCGGAAAATGCCGAACCTATCATGTTTACTATTTCTATTACGGTGGAAGAAGATCTTGCTACAAAGTAAGCCCCTCCCGCACAGAGTATACCCCAGAACAGTGTTATGAGTTTTGAGAGGCGAAGCATCTTGAGGGGTTTTTGTGCAATGTCAGGTCTGAATTTCAGGACAAAATCTGAAACAGTTACGGCAGATAATGAATTAAAAGCTGAATCTATGCTCGACATGGAAGCGGCAAATAGACCTGCCATTACCAGGCCTACCACGCCAACCGGCAGATAGTTGATCATAAATGTAGGTACCAGGTAATCCGGATTTTTGTCCTGGATCTTAGTGGCAAAGTCAGGTTGACTTTGAATAAAGGCCGCCAGGACAACTCCAAAAATAATATAGGTGAGAACTATCGGAAACCTGATTAATCCGTTAATCATGAGCGCGTTCTGTGCCTGGCGGACATCCGGTGTGGCAAGTAATCTCTGGGCCTGGCTCTGGTCACATCCATAATAGCCTACATAAAGAAAGATACACCCGATAATCATGGGCCAGAAGGCAAAGGTCTGGCCGTCTCCAAAACCGTGATGGGAAAAATCTATTGAATTCAGGCGGGCCGGATCAATTGAGATGGAGGAAAAATCTTTACCCAAAATACTTATAGATACAATTAGTGC is a genomic window containing:
- the thrS gene encoding threonine--tRNA ligase encodes the protein MVKITLPDGIERKYEDKVTVKDVACDIAGQSRGMAIAGKVNSMLVDLESQIETDTALDLVMADSEDGLEILRHSTAHVMAQAVTNLYPNARLGIGPSIKDGFYYDFDLDTTLTEEDLEKIEAEMKRIIESDETFDRFEETSDIAIKMMKESGQDYKVELIKGLEDQTISFYRQGDFVDLCRGPHLASTKKITAFKLLSVAGAYWRGKETNPMLQRIYGTAFTNKKDLRVHLKLLEEAKKRDHRKVGTALDLYSFHDQGGPGLVFWHPKGARIRSIIETFWREEHYKRGYEIVYSPHIAKIDLWKTSGHLHFYKESMFSPIEVDGQEYILKPMNCPFAILMYQTKVRSYRDLPQRWGELGTVYRYERSGVLHGLLRVRGFTQDDAHVFCRPDQLKDEIVGIIDLAQYMLESFGFNEYEIELAVRGKGESEKYIGENENWDLAEEALKNALEQKELEYTREEGEAKFYGPAIDIKIKDALGRGWQGPTIQVDFNLPERFDVNYIASDGKKHKVVMVHRTVLGAMERFVGCLLEHYAGDFPLWLAPTQVRILPITDAHDEYSKKIKDRLSETGIRADCDLRNEKTGFKIREGTLEKIPYLLIIGDREVDEETVSVRSRKNGDEGSLPLSEFLVRVEREAKNRT
- a CDS encoding sodium:solute symporter family transporter — its product is MISTLDWLVLLAYAGVVTTFGFLAGKKESTSEDYFLGGRKMPWLSVMVSIYATSLSALTFIGVPGAAFGGDFVYLQLAIGDLAGRILVSTLLLTAYYKSQVTTIYEFLGKRFGPRSRDAGTGFFILTRIVASGVRLAGCAIALSVVFEIPLNGAIVLIAVVALVYTALGGIKAVIWTDALQFFLLLGGAIVTLSVIWSAIPGGFNEFFQIGSEFEKFRIFHVSASPSHPEFFLNFNNPNALAAGLLFGCFTTFAVLGTDQDLVQRMLTCDHVKKGQKALLWTAALNFPITLLFLSVGAALFAYYKVVPDAAVDAFATAQHNDYIFPHFIKTVLTPGLRGLLIAALLAAAMSSLDSALNALSSTFYIDIYKRYIRPETDEKGAVTLSRYSVIIFAAILAFVAMQCGKTESVLWLGFKAFGYTYGAMIGVFLIAVLTNKRGNDIANVAIMVTSVLMVLFLTADSIGPLQEIRSTLLSPLGIEKISWKWSIIIGSIWTFGIGVIFSGKPLKS
- a CDS encoding sodium:solute symporter family transporter, with the protein product MTNIDWVVLTTYLIGIIGLGVWLARRQQSTDDYFLGGRKMGPTVIAISLAANQVSAISLVSAPAFVALKTGGGIKWLQFEFAVPVSMIAIMFLLVPVFRQLSGSSVYEYAERRFGKRTRFTLSALFMFSRGLSTSVILYTSALVLSVIMDLPIVTTMIIMAIVSIAYTTIGGIMADVYSDILQLIILYGGVLVALIVSISILGKDFSSISIDPARLNSIDFSHHGFGDGQTFAFWPMIIGCIFLYVGYYGCDQSQAQRLLATPDVRQAQNALMINGLIRFPIVLTYIIFGVVLAAFIQSQPDFATKIQDKNPDYLVPTFMINYLPVGVVGLVMAGLFAASMSSIDSAFNSLSAVTVSDFVLKFRPDIAQKPLKMLRLSKLITLFWGILCAGGAYFVARSSSTVIEIVNMIGSAFSGPILATFLAGILFRSITGSAIITGIIAGTTLNFLLGQYVPSISWLWWGPIGFCTTLCISLIYSKISTTASPVSVDWTLKGILKKHPEKKSWLRDKRVYALLVYTFVIIIISIIVSRVLHLIPG